The DNA sequence tttttttttcctgttcaCTCTCCAAGAAAACAATGACTTGTGGGCATTTGGATTCtttaaagataaaataaagcACAATAATTTTACGGATTATGAAATGCTATTTCATTACTACTCAATATAATCAACCTTTATGTGCAAAACGATGGCAATAAGAAATCATTGTTTAAATCCGTAATCCTTATTTTCTATGGTAACGATGACAGCATCCTCAAGCTTTTTCACAAGTGGCAAGCATTTCAGTAAACCAATGGGAAGATCCAAATCTCTCAACAGTTGCTGAAGTGAGGCCTGAACTTGACACATGCCCAATGAATCATAATCCCTGGGCACCTCCCAGAAGGAGAAAGAGCAAAATAAAACCACTCCTTTTACGCACAAATGAAAAGAGTAGTAAAGGCAGGCTGAAATGTGACTTGGTTCAGTTTGAATTATCCCATTAAGCCAATATACTATCTGGAGGGGAAATACATATTGATAATACTCCGTACAGGTTTTTAAGTTAAGATTGGAAGACCTTGTGGAAGTGGGAAAAAATCCTTTAGGCTACTATAATAGCAAATGTTCACCTTCCATTATAAGAATACCAATAAGAACATTACAATTGTAATGGTATCAAACAGGATATATATCCATAGTTCCATCCATGCCTGAAATATCTGACATACTGTAATAGTACAAAACAGGTTAATCTGCATTCTCTTTCAACATAAGGTTTGACCGTACATGGAGGGAAATCCTACATTAAGTACATTTTATTGATAGATGTTAACATGGATGTTAACATTCATGAATACACAAGTAGTAAAACAGGCATGAAAGAGGGCAAGCAGGCGGCCACACATAAGAACTGAAACCGCATAATAGATGAGTtaggaaatgtttttttttaatcaaatggaTTAAAGTTGTTATTGGCATTAAATAAAACATCCTTGTGAGGGGAGAGCGAAACAGTAGTAAATGTAATTTATatgtcaataaaaaaaagttgaaactACATAAAAAAGATACTGCTGCTAAAATCGACTGTGTACAGTTTAACAGTGAAAAATAGCTAAAAACAAGTAGAAGAGTTTGAGTGTTTTGGGGGCGCTAGACAATAAAATGCACGTATAAAcaatatattcaaataaaaatagtGGTGTATATGGTGACTTATGCACCAAGTACCACAAAGTTCAGATCTGTTGCAGAAAGTCACAATCCTTGTCAAGGTTCTTTGCTACTTCCAAACGCCAAGGAGCTTGCTTGCATATTCAGCAGAACTAGAAAATAAACAGAATTAACGTGTTAGAGCAGAGGTTCAGCTATTCAGCAGGAAACATGAATTAAGTAAGTAAAGACGGATATGAGAAAGTAAAAACAAGGAAGGCAGTCACTGCCAAGAAGACACACAGCTAAAACAATACATCATACAATACACAATTCGTGCCATGAAGCATTGGTCCACATGCAAACAGATTTAATCCGTCCTTAACCGGACATGTTAAATCAGAGTAAAGTAGGAATTCATTTGATACAGATACAATCCAATTTTTAATGATTTGTAGGACTTCAAGGGCCCCATTCGGTTACTTGGGTTTGAAGCAAAAATTAATATCTTTCTGATTCCACATAACCAAAGTCAACTGTTGCTCTTCACGAGACACAAGTCACAACTCTGTAGTCGCACACTTGTGCTCCCAGGATGGCCCTCACTTACTTCTCGATGGCCCTGATAGTGTAAGGAGCGAGGTGCCCAACTGAATGCTGGCCCATCTGTTTGCCATGGCCGCTGTTGTGATGAATGACTACACCCAACCAGCGTCCTATACTTTCGCTATATAAAGAGGTAAACTTCATTGAGGCTTTTAGAAGAACAGAATTTTTTCATTTACTTATAACTACTTAATTAAGTGTTAAACCACTGCAATGTCCTGAAATGGGACATTTGTTTTTGCCATTTCCCTTACAAGATGTAAGGTAAGGTGCGAAGTGCAGACATCCCTCAGTGATGTTTTTAGACCCTTTCGTCCACCGCCTTAACATAACCTCCAGACCTCGGATGCTACAGCAGGTCCGTCATGAGCAACATACCTTCCATCTGCTTCCGCAATCGTTGCAAAAGACGAAGGTGGTCATCGGCTCATCAGCGCTGCGGGTCTGGACCTGTGGGTATCCGAGTTTGAAAGAGACAATCCTCATCAATGAATGCAGCTTACACTCTGGAGGCAATACAAACGACGTGACATCTTCCTCTTGATCCAGAGCACAAACCCTGTGTCTATTTAGAGAGCCAACAGACATAAAACTATCCAATACAAGTAAATACCAAAGATCAAACAGCCCCTTAGTGGTCTGTGGAGACTTGACAACCGAAGGCGTTGCCCAGTAACCCATTGCATCTGAAGGAGAAACAGCCACCCCCCCGTACCTGCGTGTAGGTGCATCTCTTCCCCTTGCACTTGCCACAGGTGAACAGGTCGGTCTGAGTGCCTCCAGTGGTGGACATCTGGTGGTCCCGCACCGCCTCTTTGGTCAAGTTCTTCCTCATCTCTCGTAGCTCGTCGCTGGCCATTTCCtgaagacaaaaataaaaagtgacTCGAGAATTGTTGTTTTTGAATACTGCAGAGTTTGAAAAGAAAGGAGTTTGAATGTTCAATACAGCTCATCTATAAATCGTttgcctcatagcataatttccagtgtcatattttggccaaattgtgatgtCCAACTTAACTACTCTCCCAAttctgctgattcactgtgcctcattggttgtatcctaagccaatcagagtgcttctCACATTCAATAATCACTATCTACCCCAAGTCATCTATCTGACTTCGGCATTTTTGACGCAAAACTTTTgattaattacatttatttcacaCATATCTataaaaaatcaaatcaaataatttGGACCAAACTCTGCGGGGCTTTGGGTGGTACGTCTTACGTCACTAACGCACCTCTGCACTCATGCCGGCCATGCGCTCGGGCGACACATTGCCACACAGCACCGTTCTCCTCAGGTTGGGGTTCTTCACGTCTTTCAGGTTGGAGATCCGGCTCCGCACGCGGTTCTTGTATTTCATGTCCGTGTTCTTGAACTCTTGGAAGATGCGtgcagatgggggaggggggggctgtgtcAAGGGATTTACGCCGGGTACGGTTTTCCTTCCCGGGAAGTAGTATGAATGAGGGGCGTGCAACCCTATGGGCTGTTGTCGTCATGTTTGGGGTACGGACACggaccaaaaaataaataaaagccatCAGCTATTTATGAGACGAAGGCTTTGGAttccaggaaaaaaaaacatgcgtGTGCTACTGCGCAGAACCATAGtcaatggtgtttttttttttttaaataaacaaaaacaaaaaaacttgtCATTCAGCTGACAATTACTACAAAGGATATATTCCTCAATCTGTGCTCCAAGCTCATCACAATCAGAGCCAATGGCAATATGGTCCtctgaaaaacaaaaaggtCAAAATGTAACAACTACTCCCACACTCATCCAGCAGAGGTGACGCATGAAGCCACAAATAACAGCAGCGAATACAAGTGTTTTAATACCAATTATAACACGGAGAACCAGGTCTTACCCCCCGTCTGCAGTGCAGCGGTCAGCAAGTTCCTGCACTTGATCCTGACTGAGTCAGAGGTACCGGGGGCCCGAGGGAAGGTGTTGATGAGTGAGTTGGACGCCATGTCGACCGGATCGCACTTGCTGCTGGAGTTACTGCTGGAGCTGGAATGGAGGAAGACATTCCTTATTCGGGGGCCCTAATCAACTGACTCTGAAGAGCAACGGTATTGTTAAAAAGCTTTATGTTTCTGAACATTGCTGCTCATGAGTTCAGTTTTAATATCGCCTCACCTTTCTTCTTTTGCCTCTGGGCTGCCTTGTGATGGAGACATAACAGGTGAGTTTTGTTCTTTCTGTTTGTCCTCTGAGGATTTGTCTCCACCTCCAGGTTCGTCTGTGGCAAGTCAAAAATAACAGAAGCACCACGTCAACTTCACATATTTCGTTAATCACTGACTGTCCATTTGCAATCTCGTGCAAACACGTTAACCACATTAACAGGGAAGCTACACTTACCCAAGAGCTTCTTCCAGGACTTGATTAGAGACTTGGCGAGGGAGGTCACCTCGTCGTCTGTGCTTTGCTTGCGGATGGCGTTGACAGACATTCCGATTCTCGTCGACTGTAGACAGACATTCAATAAAATTGTGTCAATGTTTGGCCCAACATCATTtgacttatatatatatatggctggTCTGTTCATCTCTTGTCCACTGATCAATATATAAACTACCGCGAGTTGGTGGCCAGGTGCATCAACATGAATTAACAGGCAACGGTGCCTGGTGCAGGAATGATGGAAGAGAATATCCATGTTTAAACTAAAATGTTGAGCAAAACATTGTAATCACCTTATTACCAAGTCATTACTTTCTGGGTCATATGTGAGGCTCAAAGACATACGTCATGTCAATAAGATGCATGAGATACCTGAAGTAGTTCCAGAGTCATGGGGACACTGCGGAGCTCTTTGAGCAGGTCCAGTGCTCCAGACTAGAAGTGGAAGGACATTTAGTAGGGAGAACCTGCTAGTTCGATATGAAAAGCCCACAGATTAGCGCAGCAATATAATGTATGTTGTAAATGCATTTACTTAAAcgaagttaaaaaaaaatctggatcACGTTTAAAGTGCCATTCAAAGTTACTGCTAGCTTTTATAGCTAACTGATTACTCACACATCTAAAGCTC is a window from the Gadus chalcogrammus isolate NIFS_2021 chromosome 8, NIFS_Gcha_1.0, whole genome shotgun sequence genome containing:
- the tcea1 gene encoding transcription elongation factor A protein 1; translated protein: MGKKEEEEIIRIAKKMDKMAQKKSGSGALDLLKELRSVPMTLELLQSTRIGMSVNAIRKQSTDDEVTSLAKSLIKSWKKLLDEPGGGDKSSEDKQKEQNSPVMSPSQGSPEAKEESSSSNSSSKCDPVDMASNSLINTFPRAPGTSDSVRIKCRNLLTAALQTGEDHIAIGSDCDELGAQIEECIFQEFKNTDMKYKNRVRSRISNLKDVKNPNLRRTVLCGNVSPERMAGMSAEEMASDELREMRKNLTKEAVRDHQMSTTGGTQTDLFTCGKCKGKRCTYTQVQTRSADEPMTTFVFCNDCGSRWKFC